In Burkholderia sp. GAS332, one DNA window encodes the following:
- a CDS encoding DNA-3-methyladenine glycosylase II: protein MSTLDDVATLELPFKPPFDWPRLLRFFGGRATPGVEAVEDGAYRRAIDWAGDSGTLTVRLHPRKRCIVANIEGPASRHADALAAPIARMFDLHADPKKIGRELAADPWLAPLIEAVPGLRVPGAWSGFELVVRAIVGQQVSVKAATTIIGRLVQRAGERIEGHPHEHTAWRFPTPAALATVDLEKIGMPGKRVAALQGFAQAVASGDVPLDSGVADADSLRAALLALPGIGPWTVEYVAMRAWRDADAWPAWDLVLMQSICARDPSLVRPTQQRTRTDAWRPWRAYAAMHLWNEVADRAGGARGG from the coding sequence GTGAGTACGCTTGACGACGTCGCAACACTCGAACTGCCTTTCAAACCACCCTTCGACTGGCCGCGCCTGCTGCGCTTTTTCGGTGGACGCGCGACGCCGGGCGTCGAAGCGGTCGAAGACGGCGCCTATCGCCGCGCGATCGATTGGGCCGGCGACAGCGGCACGCTGACCGTGCGCCTGCATCCGCGCAAGCGCTGCATCGTCGCGAACATCGAAGGTCCTGCGAGCCGCCATGCCGACGCGCTCGCCGCGCCGATCGCGAGGATGTTCGACCTGCACGCCGATCCGAAGAAGATCGGCCGCGAACTGGCCGCCGACCCATGGCTCGCACCATTGATCGAAGCAGTGCCGGGCTTGCGCGTGCCGGGCGCGTGGTCCGGCTTCGAACTGGTGGTACGCGCCATCGTCGGCCAGCAGGTCAGCGTGAAGGCGGCGACCACCATCATCGGACGGCTGGTGCAGCGTGCCGGCGAGCGCATCGAAGGGCATCCACATGAGCACACCGCGTGGCGCTTTCCGACGCCCGCTGCGCTCGCGACTGTGGATCTGGAAAAGATCGGCATGCCGGGTAAACGCGTAGCAGCATTGCAAGGCTTCGCGCAGGCGGTCGCCTCAGGCGACGTACCGCTCGACAGCGGTGTCGCCGATGCCGACAGCCTGCGCGCGGCGTTGCTCGCCCTGCCTGGCATTGGTCCATGGACAGTCGAGTACGTGGCGATGCGCGCATGGCGTGACGCCGACGCGTGGCCCGCATGGGACCTCGTGCTGATGCAGTCGATCTGCGCACGCGACCCGTCTCTCGTGCGGCCCACGCAGCAACGCACGCGCACCGACGCGTGGCGGCCGTGGCGCGCGTATGCGGCCATGCATCTGTGGAACGAGGTGGCGGATCGGGCAGGAGGCGCGCGCGGCGGCTGA